From a region of the Leptospira kmetyi serovar Malaysia str. Bejo-Iso9 genome:
- a CDS encoding tetratricopeptide repeat protein → MTFKSRILFLIILFCFSTFSVGSEPEANKESSKKKDQCGDLYNQKKFEQALDLCSQAIKLNPKDDNAIDFRGWIKVNLYKYADAIVDFNEAIRLNANNSQAIFHRGYTYYYMGEYKKALTDINESIRLNPEFNRSYLMRGKIGNELQAYSEAIEDLNRCIEVDPNWVEALVERGAVSIRMSKLGDAYQDFDKVIQLDPKNPRAYYNRGIILVSVNSTENPDFKKNGCKDLYQAYTLGHDKAAKALDHFCSEFLKK, encoded by the coding sequence ATGACGTTCAAATCGAGAATCCTATTCTTAATTATACTTTTCTGTTTTTCCACTTTTTCCGTGGGATCGGAACCGGAAGCCAATAAAGAATCTTCCAAAAAAAAGGATCAATGCGGCGATCTTTATAACCAGAAAAAATTCGAACAGGCTTTGGATCTCTGTAGCCAAGCGATCAAGCTAAACCCGAAGGACGATAACGCGATCGATTTCAGAGGTTGGATCAAGGTAAATCTATATAAATACGCGGATGCGATCGTAGATTTCAACGAAGCCATTCGTTTAAATGCAAATAACAGCCAAGCGATTTTCCACAGAGGATATACGTATTACTATATGGGAGAATACAAGAAGGCTTTAACGGACATCAACGAATCCATTCGTCTCAATCCCGAATTCAATCGTTCTTATTTGATGAGAGGAAAAATCGGTAACGAACTTCAGGCTTATTCTGAGGCAATCGAGGACTTAAATCGTTGTATCGAAGTCGATCCGAATTGGGTGGAGGCTTTGGTGGAACGCGGAGCAGTTTCGATCCGAATGAGTAAATTAGGGGACGCTTATCAAGACTTCGATAAGGTCATTCAACTCGATCCTAAAAATCCCCGTGCGTATTACAACAGAGGAATCATTTTGGTTTCGGTCAATTCTACCGAAAATCCTGATTTTAAAAAGAACGGTTGTAAGGATTTGTATCAGGCCTATACCTTAGGACACGATAAAGCCGCCAAAGCATTGGATCATTTTTGTTCCGAATTCTTAAAGAAGTAA
- a CDS encoding AZOBR_p60025 family cell surface glycopolymer formation protein produces the protein MQKFESLLKKVDSPLKGLILLLGLYGFVTLSLWSRYEWNPSSMVNFGEEFIKKNEAESPGGVIAFKGKEGDLGAGYDGQIFYYYSRSISNFSFQWPEGFDATYRAPRVGYPLLISVWGIFGKWGNIAGMYILSIALLYLSYLALRVLLKDKSHWAILYLISPFTLASYSVLVSDTIMVSLIVLAIYFYEKESYIPFYLLSGLALVTKEPALFYLFSLGLAALSRKDVKKMLIVGSTLLVPVLWQIYLKYTLPNWTPTRLAVFMIPFEGIFKYLLELAGSFTSGGGIKQIVRSFSKFPLVLQFITMFLIPFTGSWKKGTFYKVGFSLVILMIAIANHYHFWSEYINTIRLFTFSIPLYLFIKAEDENIVDRPFLILFLINLALILARLTVLYKVQDYVVR, from the coding sequence ATGCAGAAATTTGAATCTTTGCTTAAAAAGGTCGATTCTCCCTTAAAGGGTTTGATTCTTCTTTTGGGTCTTTACGGTTTCGTGACGTTGTCCCTTTGGTCCCGTTACGAATGGAATCCTTCTTCGATGGTCAACTTCGGGGAAGAATTCATCAAAAAGAACGAAGCGGAATCTCCGGGCGGGGTGATCGCTTTTAAAGGCAAAGAAGGCGATCTCGGCGCCGGTTACGACGGTCAGATTTTTTATTACTATTCGAGATCGATTTCAAATTTCAGTTTTCAATGGCCCGAAGGTTTCGACGCGACTTACCGCGCCCCTCGGGTCGGTTATCCTTTGCTCATTTCCGTTTGGGGAATTTTCGGCAAATGGGGAAATATCGCGGGGATGTATATTCTCAGCATCGCTCTTTTGTATCTTTCTTATTTGGCGCTTCGCGTTTTGTTGAAGGACAAATCGCATTGGGCGATTTTATATCTGATTTCTCCGTTTACGTTGGCGAGTTATTCCGTTCTTGTCAGCGACACGATTATGGTTTCTCTGATCGTTCTCGCGATTTATTTTTACGAGAAGGAAAGTTATATTCCGTTTTATCTTCTTTCCGGTTTGGCCTTGGTTACGAAGGAACCCGCGTTATTTTATCTTTTCTCTTTAGGGCTCGCCGCGCTTTCGAGAAAGGACGTTAAGAAGATGTTGATCGTAGGTTCCACTTTGCTCGTTCCCGTTCTTTGGCAGATCTATCTCAAATACACTTTGCCGAACTGGACTCCGACGAGACTTGCGGTTTTTATGATTCCTTTCGAAGGAATTTTCAAATATCTTTTGGAGTTGGCCGGAAGTTTTACGAGCGGAGGAGGAATCAAACAAATCGTCCGTTCCTTTTCCAAGTTTCCGCTCGTACTTCAGTTTATTACGATGTTCTTAATTCCTTTTACGGGTTCCTGGAAAAAAGGAACGTTCTACAAGGTCGGTTTTTCCCTGGTGATTCTGATGATCGCGATCGCGAACCACTATCACTTCTGGTCCGAATACATCAACACGATCCGTCTTTTTACGTTTTCGATTCCTTTATATCTTTTCATCAAGGCCGAAGACGAGAACATCGTCGATCGTCCGTTTTTGATTTTGTTTTTGATCAATTTGGCTCTGATCTTGGCGAGACTTACGGTCCTGTATAAGGTTCAGGATTACGTGGTTCGTTAA